The following DNA comes from Enterocloster bolteae.
ACTGTGGTGGGACTGAACTTCGGAACCCTGTTAGGCGGCTCTGTGCTGACGGAATCTATTTTTTCCTGGCCCGGTGTAGGACGTTTTGTGGTGGATTCCATTTCCTACAAGGATACGCCTGCGGTGCTGGGAAGCGTGGTGACACTGGCAATCCTGTTTACAATTGTGAACCTGATTGTTGATCTTCTGTATGCGTTTTTGGATCCAAGGATTAAATCTGAATATCAATCATCATGGAAGAGGGCAAAGAAAAAATGAGCACATTAAAGAAAACAGAGAACAATTTGGGACAGGATGAAAAGGTCCGTTCCCTGTGGAAGCAGTCGGTGATTCAGTTCAAGCACAACCGGCTGGCCGTGGTGGGCCTGGTCATCATTGTCTTATTCATCGTTACGATTCTTACCACGCTGGCTGTTGACCAGATTACAAACTATTCTTTTTATAACGAGTATATCCTAAAGCAGGACCTTTCGCTGCGTCTGGCAAAGCCCAGCCTGGCCCATCCCTTTGGATGCGACGAGTTTGGCAGGGATCTTCTTCTGCGCATTCTGTGGGGAACCAAGCTTTCATTTGCCATCGGCGTGGTGGCCATTGCACTGTCCGTGATCATGGGAGCCCCCTTCGGCATGATAGCCGCGTTTTACGGGGGCAAGACCGACAACGCCATCATGCGCGTCATGGATGTGCTGCTGGCAGTGCCCTACATGCTGTTGGCCATGGCCATTGTGGCGGCCCTGGGAACCAGCACCTTTAACCTGCTTCTGGCTCTGGCCGTGTCCGGTATTGCAAAATACGCCAGAATCGCCAGGGCAGCAGTGCTTACGGTAAAGGACAGTGAATTTGTGGAGGCGGCCCGGGCCGTGGGCGCGTCGGACGGCACCATTTTGTTCCAGTACATACTGCCCAATGCCCTTGCCCCGATTCTGGTGCAGGTATCCCTGGGAATCGGTGATTCCATTCTGGCAGTTGCGGGCCTGTCCTATCTGGGACTGGGCGTACAGCCGCCCCAGCCTGAGTGGGGGGCAATCCTCACCACTGCAAGGACTTATATGAGGGATGCATGGCATATATCCGTGTTTCCGGGACTGTTCTTAATCCTGGCTGTCATAGCCTTTAACCTGTTTGGGGACGGCCTGCGGGATGCCCTTGATCCAAAGCTGAAACGATAAGGGGGAGCAAAACGTTGAGTCATATATTAGAAATCAAAGATTTACAGGTACAATACCATACAGAGGATGGGACCGTGTACGCCCTTAACCACGTTGACCTGGAGCTGGACGATGGTGAGACCCTGGGTCTCGTAGGCGAGACAGGGGCGGGAAAAACCACGCTGGCCAAGAGCATCATGCGCCTGATTCCCGATCCTCCCGGCAAGATCGAGGGCGGGGTCATTGAATTTGAGGGCAGGGACCTTTTAAAGGCCAGCGGCGCTGAGATACGCGCGGTCAGGGGCAACCAGATATCCATGATTTTCCAGGATCCCATGTCATCCCTGAATCCTGTGGTCAGGGTAGGGGAGCAGATAGCGGAGGTAATCCGTGTCCACGAAAAATGCACCAAGAAGGAAGCCGAAGAAAAGGCCATGGAGATGTTAGAGACAGTGGGCATCCCGGCTGAGAGGGCAGGGGATTTCCCACACCAGTTTTCAGGCGGCATGAAGCAGAGGGTGGTCATAGCCATAGCCCTGGCCTGCAACCCAAAGGTGCTCATTGCGGACGAGCCCACAACGGCGCTGGACGTGACCATCCAGGCCCAGGTGCTGGAGATGATGAGGCGCCTTAAGGATAAATACCATACGGCCACGCTGCTGATCACCCACGATTTAGGGGTGGTTGCCCAGATGTGTGAGAAGGTGGCCATCATATACGCGGGGGAGGTAGTGGAGAGCGGTGCTGTCCTGGATATCTATAAGCATACCCTGCATCCCTACACCGAGGGACTGCTGGGAGCCATTCCCCAGGTACACCTGCATGTACACAGGCTCAGTCCCATTGACGGCCTGATGCCGGATCCCATGGCGCAGAGGACGGGGTGTCCCTTTGCAGACCGGTGCAAATATGCATTTGAGCGGTGCCGCGTAGAGCATCCGCGGTTCATAGATGCCGGGAACGGCCACAGAGTGCGCTGTTTCAAGGTAGAGAATGAGTTGAGGAAGGGGGCTGGGGAGTGATGGAACACAAGGGACTGTTAGAAGTAAGAAATCTTAAGAAGTATTTTGATACAAACCGAGGACCCCTTCAGGCTGTGGACAACATATCCTTTTCCATTGAAAAGGGCAGAACACTGGGCGTGGTAGGGGAGTCTGGCTGCGGCAAGTCCACCCTGGGCCGCACCATACTGAGGCTTCAGGAGCCCACATCCGGGGAAATCTGGTTTAATGGGGAGGATATTGTCAAGTACGACAAGAAGCAGGTAAAGGCACTGCGGTCCAAGATGCAGATTATTTTCCAGGACCCCTATTCTTCCCTGAATCCGCGTATGACGGTGAGCCAGGCCATAGAGGCACCCCTGGTGCTTCAGGGCATTTATAAGAAAAATGACAGGGAAGGCCTTCAGAAAAAGGTCAGGGAGATGATGGATCTGGTAGGTCTGGCATACCGTTTTGCCAACTCCTATCCCCATGAGCTGGACGGCGGGCGCAGGCAGAGAATCGGTATTGCCAGAGCCCTGGCTCTGAATCCGGAATTTGTTGTCTGCGACGAGCCGGTCTCGGCCCTGGATGTGTCCATACAGGCCCAGGTACTGAATCTGATGCAGGATCTTCAGGAGCAGATGGGGCTTACATATCTGTTCATCACACATGACCTTTCGGTGGTAAAGCATCTTTCCGACGACATTGTGGTTATGTATCTGGGACAGCTGGTGGAGAGGGCCAAGCCGGATGAACTGTTTGAACATCCGCTGCATCCCTATACCCAGGCGCTCCTGTCAGCCATTCCCATCCCGGATCCGACCATTAAGATGGAGCGGGAGATATTAAACGGGGAGCTTAGCTCGCCCATCAATATGGGGGATGGATGCAGGTTTGCAAAGCGGTGTCCAAAGGCAACCCCGGAATGCACCCGTCCCATCCGTGAGGTTGAGGCTTCGCCGGGACATTTTGTATCGTGTCATCTTCTCTGCAAAGAAAACCAGGCAGGGAGTTGAATATAATGAATAATTTCAGGAGGATATATGTATGAAAAAAGCAATTGCCATGTGTCTCATTGCCTGTATGGTGATGACAGGCTGCGGCGGCAGTAAGGGCGGCGCAGGAGAACCACAGGAAACAGTGGCCGGCAGTGACGGACAGAACGTGAAGATCAAGGATGAAATCATATTCTGCCAGGGCAATGACCTGACCACACTGGATGCCACCATCGGACAGCAGGAGAGG
Coding sequences within:
- a CDS encoding ABC transporter permease, encoding MSTLKKTENNLGQDEKVRSLWKQSVIQFKHNRLAVVGLVIIVLFIVTILTTLAVDQITNYSFYNEYILKQDLSLRLAKPSLAHPFGCDEFGRDLLLRILWGTKLSFAIGVVAIALSVIMGAPFGMIAAFYGGKTDNAIMRVMDVLLAVPYMLLAMAIVAALGTSTFNLLLALAVSGIAKYARIARAAVLTVKDSEFVEAARAVGASDGTILFQYILPNALAPILVQVSLGIGDSILAVAGLSYLGLGVQPPQPEWGAILTTARTYMRDAWHISVFPGLFLILAVIAFNLFGDGLRDALDPKLKR
- a CDS encoding ABC transporter ATP-binding protein, giving the protein MSHILEIKDLQVQYHTEDGTVYALNHVDLELDDGETLGLVGETGAGKTTLAKSIMRLIPDPPGKIEGGVIEFEGRDLLKASGAEIRAVRGNQISMIFQDPMSSLNPVVRVGEQIAEVIRVHEKCTKKEAEEKAMEMLETVGIPAERAGDFPHQFSGGMKQRVVIAIALACNPKVLIADEPTTALDVTIQAQVLEMMRRLKDKYHTATLLITHDLGVVAQMCEKVAIIYAGEVVESGAVLDIYKHTLHPYTEGLLGAIPQVHLHVHRLSPIDGLMPDPMAQRTGCPFADRCKYAFERCRVEHPRFIDAGNGHRVRCFKVENELRKGAGE
- a CDS encoding ABC transporter ATP-binding protein translates to MEHKGLLEVRNLKKYFDTNRGPLQAVDNISFSIEKGRTLGVVGESGCGKSTLGRTILRLQEPTSGEIWFNGEDIVKYDKKQVKALRSKMQIIFQDPYSSLNPRMTVSQAIEAPLVLQGIYKKNDREGLQKKVREMMDLVGLAYRFANSYPHELDGGRRQRIGIARALALNPEFVVCDEPVSALDVSIQAQVLNLMQDLQEQMGLTYLFITHDLSVVKHLSDDIVVMYLGQLVERAKPDELFEHPLHPYTQALLSAIPIPDPTIKMEREILNGELSSPINMGDGCRFAKRCPKATPECTRPIREVEASPGHFVSCHLLCKENQAGS